Sequence from the candidate division KSB1 bacterium genome:
TTGGTGGCCAACCAAATGAACATTGGGTGTGGAGTTTAAATAATCGAGAAGACGAGCGCCTATGAATTCTTCATATTCGGTTATTAGCTCAAATGTATAGGTAATTCGTTTGCTCAAATCATCCAAGATTTGGCGGTTGCTCTGCAGCACAGCCAATTCGTCTAAGTAATCTATCAACCCCAACATGCCATAACTGAGCTCATAATTTACACTTCCCGGTTGAAATTTATAAGGGATATTGGTGGAATCCACAAAGTAATGGTTAAACCCGGGAAGTTCCAGAAGAAGCTCCTGCTTGCCAAACATCACCGCATGATGGGGACCAAAAACCTTATAGCAACTGAAGGCATAAAAATCGACATTGAGCGCCTGCACATCAATTTTTCGGTGTGGCGCATAAGCAACACCATCGACACAGATGAGCGCTCCATGATCATGAACAAATTCTGTGATATTTTTGATAGGATTGATGGTGCCGAGAATATTTGAAACATGGGTCATGGCAACCAGGCGGGTTCGCTTATTCATTAAGGGTGCCAGATCATCCAGGTGTAATTCCAGGCTTTCAGGATTAATTTGCCAAAATTTGATTTTTATCCCTTGTTTTTCCAGATCTACCC
This genomic interval carries:
- a CDS encoding cysteine desulfurase-like protein encodes the protein MSLNIEWVRQHFPALSGDWVFFDNAGGSQILQPVVDRINKYLLTSNVQHGASYSISQLAQERLAEANRAMAAFINAKNPSEVIMGSSTTMLIRILSICLGNWFKPGDEIIVTNCDHEANIGPWVDLEKQGIKIKFWQINPESLELHLDDLAPLMNKRTRLVAMTHVSNILGTINPIKNITEFVHDHGALICVDGVAYAPHRKIDVQALNVDFYAFSCYKVFGPHHAVMFGKQELLLELPGFNHYFVDSTNIPYKFQPGSVNYELSYGMLGLIDYLDELAVLQSNRQILDDLSKRITYTFELITEYEEFIGARLLDYLNSTPNVHLVGHQTADSQVRVPTISFTVDKMNSASIPPEVDKHNIGIRYGDFHSKRFIKDLGLAENSGVVRVSMAHYNTTEEVDRLIDVFDKIF